The following are encoded in a window of Rhizobium sp. 11515TR genomic DNA:
- the cheR gene encoding protein-glutamate O-methyltransferase CheR, producing the protein MSVMGAMDFKASPDEVLASGEYPLTRRDLSEIAAMIYADAGISLNESKASLVYSRLSKHIRALGLSGFRDYCQLVSSPAGSAARREMLSHLTTNFTRFFRENHHFDHLRDEVLPGLLARAKAGGRVRIWSAACSDGQEPYSIALTVLALMPNVADFDFKILATDIDPKILGLARAGAYDESSLETVSPAMRKQWFQEVNVQGRRKFQIDDRVKRLITFNELNLLGQWPFKGLFDVIFCRNVVIYFDEPTQTKIWTRFAGQLQDAGHLYIGHSERVAGEAKHVFDNIGITTYRYLGKTAGRKP; encoded by the coding sequence ATGAGCGTGATGGGAGCAATGGATTTCAAGGCGTCTCCGGACGAGGTGCTGGCGAGCGGCGAATATCCGCTGACGCGCCGCGATCTCTCGGAAATCGCCGCCATGATTTATGCGGATGCGGGCATTTCTCTCAATGAGAGCAAGGCGTCACTCGTCTATTCCAGGCTGTCGAAGCATATCCGCGCGCTGGGCTTGTCCGGCTTCCGCGATTACTGTCAGCTGGTGTCTTCGCCGGCGGGAAGTGCGGCGCGTCGCGAGATGCTGTCGCATCTGACGACCAATTTCACCCGCTTCTTCCGCGAAAACCATCACTTCGATCATCTGCGCGACGAGGTTCTGCCGGGTCTCCTAGCGCGTGCCAAGGCTGGCGGCCGGGTCCGCATCTGGTCGGCCGCCTGTTCCGACGGGCAGGAGCCTTACTCGATCGCGCTGACGGTGCTTGCCTTGATGCCGAATGTCGCTGACTTCGATTTCAAGATCCTGGCAACGGATATCGACCCTAAGATCCTCGGGCTTGCCCGCGCTGGCGCCTATGACGAATCTTCGCTCGAAACGGTTTCTCCGGCCATGCGCAAGCAGTGGTTCCAGGAAGTCAATGTCCAGGGCCGCCGCAAATTCCAGATCGACGATCGCGTCAAGCGGCTGATCACCTTCAACGAGCTGAACCTGCTCGGGCAATGGCCCTTCAAGGGCCTGTTCGACGTCATCTTCTGCCGCAACGTCGTCATCTATTTCGACGAGCCGACGCAGACGAAGATCTGGACGCGCTTTGCCGGCCAGCTGCAGGATGCCGGCCATCTCTATATTGGCCACTCCGAGCGGGTCGCCGGTGAGGCCAAGCACGTCTTCGACAATATTGGCATCACCACCTATCGCTATCTCGGCAAGACCGCGGGGAGGAAGCCATGA
- the cheB gene encoding protein-glutamate O-methylesterase CheB codes for MNSPARVLVVDDSPTMRGLITAVLRADPEVDVIGQAGDAMEARAAIKALNPDVVTLDIEMPNMNGLEFLEKIMTLRPMPVIMVSTMTHRGADATLAALEIGAFDCVGKPSPGEPHPFGDLADKVKAAARSQRQYVKPAAQRVPPPAVADFRVGRKIVAIGSSTGGVEALINVLQKFPANCPPTVITQHMPPTFTRSFAERLNRLCAPVVQEATDGARLEIGKIYLAPGGERHLRVANAAAPHCRLVDGGPVNGHRPSVDVLFDSVAELAGRNAVGVILTGMGRDGAAGLLKMRHAGARTIGQNEKTCVVYGMPRVAHELGAVEQQFPLNAIGEEILKATAARKEGSE; via the coding sequence ATGAATTCTCCTGCTCGTGTTCTCGTGGTCGATGACTCCCCGACGATGCGCGGCCTAATCACCGCCGTCCTGCGTGCCGATCCAGAGGTCGATGTCATCGGCCAAGCCGGCGATGCGATGGAAGCGCGCGCCGCCATCAAGGCGCTCAATCCGGATGTCGTCACCCTCGATATCGAGATGCCGAACATGAACGGCCTCGAATTCCTGGAAAAGATCATGACGCTCAGGCCCATGCCCGTCATCATGGTTTCCACGATGACGCATCGCGGCGCCGACGCGACGCTTGCCGCCCTCGAGATCGGTGCGTTCGACTGTGTCGGAAAGCCTTCGCCTGGCGAGCCACATCCCTTCGGCGATCTGGCGGATAAGGTAAAGGCGGCTGCCCGCTCTCAACGGCAATATGTGAAGCCCGCCGCTCAGCGTGTGCCGCCGCCGGCCGTCGCGGATTTCCGTGTGGGCCGCAAGATCGTCGCGATCGGTTCCTCCACCGGCGGCGTCGAGGCGCTGATCAATGTCTTGCAGAAGTTCCCGGCCAATTGCCCGCCGACCGTTATCACGCAGCATATGCCGCCGACCTTTACGCGCAGCTTCGCCGAGCGCCTGAACCGCCTCTGCGCCCCGGTCGTTCAGGAGGCGACCGATGGTGCGCGGCTGGAAATCGGCAAGATCTATCTGGCGCCGGGCGGCGAAAGGCACCTTAGGGTCGCCAATGCCGCGGCACCCCATTGCCGTCTGGTGGACGGCGGGCCGGTGAACGGCCATCGCCCTTCCGTCGACGTGCTCTTTGATTCGGTTGCCGAACTGGCCGGCCGCAATGCCGTCGGCGTGATCCTGACCGGTATGGGGCGCGACGGCGCCGCCGGTCTCCTCAAGATGCGCCACGCCGGCGCGCGTACCATCGGCCAGAACGAGAAGACCTGCGTGGTCTATGGGATGCCGAGGGTCGCCCACGAGCTTGGCGCAGTCGAACAGCAGTTTCCGCTGAACGCCATTGGCGAGGAAATTTTGAAAGCCACAGCCGCCCGAAAGGAAGGGAGCGAATAA
- a CDS encoding response regulator encodes MSLAEKIKVLIVDDQVTSRLLLSDALTQLGFKQITAAGDGEQGMKIMQQQPHHLVISDFNMPKMDGLGLLQAVRTNPTTKKAAFIILTAQGDRALVQKAAQLGANNVLAKPFTIEKMKAAIEAVFGALK; translated from the coding sequence ATGTCTCTAGCGGAGAAAATCAAAGTTCTGATCGTTGACGATCAGGTCACCAGCCGCCTGCTGCTGAGCGATGCGCTGACTCAGCTCGGATTCAAGCAGATCACGGCTGCCGGCGACGGCGAGCAGGGGATGAAGATCATGCAGCAGCAGCCGCATCATCTCGTCATCTCCGATTTCAACATGCCGAAGATGGACGGGCTCGGCCTCCTGCAGGCGGTGCGCACCAACCCGACGACCAAGAAGGCGGCCTTCATCATCCTGACGGCGCAGGGCGATCGCGCGCTGGTTCAGAAGGCGGCGCAGCTCGGTGCCAACAACGTGCTCGCCAAGCCCTTCACCATCGAAAAGATGAAAGCTGCCATCGAGGCCGTCTTCGGAGCTCTAAAATGA
- the cheD gene encoding chemoreceptor glutamine deamidase CheD — protein sequence MIVEGAARRVHIIQGEYKVISDPEVVLTTILGSCVAACLRDPIAGVGGMNHFLLPGMANSPMSGGDATRYGVHLMELLINGLLKKGARRDRLEAKVFGGAKTIATFSNVGEQNAVFAMQFLKDEGIPVVSSSTGGEHGRKIEYWPISGRARQYPLTGAETQKTVALEQRPVIAPKPVDNTIEFF from the coding sequence ATGATCGTCGAGGGTGCTGCCCGCCGCGTGCATATTATTCAGGGCGAGTACAAGGTCATCAGCGATCCCGAAGTGGTACTGACGACCATTCTCGGCTCTTGCGTGGCGGCTTGCCTGCGCGATCCCATCGCCGGCGTTGGCGGGATGAACCATTTCCTCCTTCCGGGAATGGCGAACTCGCCGATGAGTGGTGGCGATGCGACGCGTTACGGCGTGCACCTGATGGAACTCCTGATCAACGGCCTCCTGAAGAAGGGCGCGAGACGTGACCGGCTGGAGGCGAAAGTTTTCGGCGGCGCCAAGACGATCGCGACCTTCTCCAATGTCGGCGAGCAGAACGCGGTCTTTGCCATGCAATTTCTGAAAGACGAAGGTATCCCGGTCGTCAGCTCCAGCACGGGCGGCGAACACGGGCGCAAGATCGAATATTGGCCAATCTCCGGAAGGGCCAGGCAATATCCGCTGACCGGCGCCGAGACGCAGAAGACCGTGGCGCTGGAGCAGCGTCCGGTCATTGCTCCGAAGCCGGTCGACAACACGATCGAATTTTTCTGA
- the fliF gene encoding flagellar basal-body MS-ring/collar protein FliF: MNLLNQLVPLLRNLQNLGRTRLMILGGVGAVSMLLILFAALYVNKPAQETLYVGLDATDLNQISIALAEAKINFQVGTDGSSLTVPAGMTGKARALLAERGLPTSGKAGYELFDNVGSLGLTSFMQEVTRVRALEGEISRTITSIAGISAARVHIVMQDVGNFRKADQKPTASVMIRASAEAARKSASAIRHLVASAVPGLEVDDVTILDSTGQLLASGDDPGNGALSRNLGIVQNVQSEVESNIDKALAPFLGMDNFRSSVTAQLNTDSQQVQETTYDPDSKVERSVRTVKEAQKSQQSQPDSAATVEQNIPQAAPQSGGNTPTSNDQSDKREEQTNYEINSKTTATTRTSYKIEKLSVAVVVNKGRIAQMVGQGADQAKIDAYIAEMQKIVATAAGVDPARGDIVTVNAMDFLDNQLLEDTSSSFSITDMLSRNMAGIINSLAFVAVAFLIVWMGFRPLIRSLGGSSNSTALPEAAGLELPDFAPAVGGPGAALMDGFGSDFGFDSTDDLLTMGDDGGTFNRRVKEGPERRLSRMVEISEERAAKILRKWAVDQAA; the protein is encoded by the coding sequence ATGAATCTGTTAAATCAATTAGTTCCCTTGCTTCGGAATCTTCAGAATCTCGGGAGAACGCGGCTGATGATCCTGGGGGGCGTGGGCGCGGTGTCCATGCTGCTGATCCTTTTTGCAGCCCTCTATGTCAATAAGCCCGCACAGGAGACACTGTATGTCGGCCTGGATGCGACGGATCTCAACCAGATCAGCATCGCGCTCGCGGAAGCCAAGATCAATTTCCAGGTCGGTACGGATGGCTCCAGCCTGACTGTTCCGGCGGGCATGACCGGCAAGGCCCGCGCGCTTCTTGCTGAACGCGGCCTGCCCACCAGCGGCAAGGCCGGCTATGAGCTCTTCGACAATGTCGGTTCGCTCGGTCTGACTTCCTTCATGCAGGAAGTCACCCGCGTCCGTGCTCTCGAGGGCGAAATCAGCCGCACCATCACCTCGATCGCCGGCATAAGCGCTGCCCGCGTCCACATCGTCATGCAGGATGTCGGCAATTTCCGAAAGGCGGATCAGAAGCCGACGGCATCCGTCATGATCCGCGCGAGTGCGGAAGCTGCCCGCAAATCGGCTTCGGCTATCCGCCACCTCGTCGCGTCGGCCGTTCCCGGTCTGGAGGTCGATGATGTGACGATCCTCGACTCCACAGGCCAGTTGCTCGCATCGGGCGACGATCCCGGCAACGGCGCTCTCAGCCGCAATCTCGGCATCGTGCAGAACGTGCAGAGCGAAGTCGAATCCAATATCGACAAGGCCTTGGCGCCCTTCCTCGGCATGGATAATTTCCGCTCCAGCGTGACGGCACAGCTGAATACCGACAGCCAGCAGGTGCAGGAAACCACCTACGATCCGGACTCGAAGGTCGAGCGCTCCGTCCGCACGGTGAAGGAAGCGCAGAAGTCGCAGCAGAGCCAGCCCGACAGCGCCGCGACCGTGGAGCAGAATATTCCGCAGGCGGCCCCGCAGTCCGGCGGCAACACGCCGACGTCGAACGATCAGTCCGACAAGCGCGAGGAGCAGACCAACTACGAAATCAACAGCAAGACGACGGCCACGACCCGTACCAGCTACAAGATCGAAAAGCTGTCCGTCGCCGTGGTGGTCAACAAGGGCCGCATCGCGCAAATGGTCGGCCAGGGTGCCGATCAGGCCAAGATCGACGCCTATATTGCGGAAATGCAGAAGATCGTCGCAACGGCAGCGGGTGTCGATCCGGCCCGCGGCGACATCGTCACCGTCAACGCCATGGACTTCCTCGACAACCAGCTGCTTGAAGACACATCCTCCAGCTTCAGCATTACCGATATGTTGAGCCGCAACATGGCCGGCATCATCAACTCGCTGGCCTTCGTCGCGGTCGCCTTCCTGATCGTCTGGATGGGCTTCCGTCCGCTGATCCGCTCGCTCGGCGGCTCGTCCAACAGCACGGCGCTTCCGGAAGCAGCGGGCCTGGAACTGCCGGATTTCGCGCCGGCGGTTGGCGGTCCCGGCGCCGCCCTGATGGACGGCTTCGGCTCGGACTTCGGCTTCGACAGCACCGACGACCTGCTGACGATGGGCGACGATGGCGGCACGTTCAACCGCCGCGTCAAGGAAGGGCCGGAGCGCCGCCTGTCCCGTATGGTGGAAATCAGCGAAGAACGCGCTGCAAAGATCCTCAGGAAATGGGCCGTGGACCAGGCTGCCTGA
- the visN gene encoding transcriptional regulator VisN has translation MDMQISQMSKGDRDARSIASAGAMSREQLILQLNAVSGPAYLQAGLHALANYAGASHYLLVRSDLIQESGLDFVISSDWPFDLVRRLATELTSGYGRIGELEKCMALFQPSLALLPDDVSLPDGVGRQYHALTFNVGRTRFSLLLLASEAAVLLPERLRDVGLLAGYLASSTRCFEGKLERDFDLTERELECLFWIAEGKTSDEIAMILGISRNTINNYITSVMRKTATKTRSEAIAFAVRNNLV, from the coding sequence ATGGACATGCAGATATCGCAGATGAGCAAAGGCGATAGGGATGCGCGATCGATCGCGTCCGCCGGAGCCATGTCGCGCGAGCAGCTCATTCTGCAGCTGAATGCCGTTTCAGGCCCTGCCTATCTTCAAGCCGGCCTTCACGCCTTGGCGAACTACGCCGGCGCCTCCCATTATCTTCTTGTCAGGTCCGATCTCATCCAGGAAAGCGGCCTCGACTTCGTGATTTCCTCCGATTGGCCCTTCGATCTCGTCCGGCGCCTGGCGACGGAGCTGACAAGTGGTTATGGCCGCATCGGCGAGCTGGAAAAGTGCATGGCGCTGTTTCAGCCAAGCCTGGCGCTGCTCCCCGATGATGTCTCGCTGCCTGACGGTGTGGGCCGGCAATATCATGCCTTGACGTTCAATGTCGGTCGCACCCGCTTCTCCCTGCTGTTGCTGGCGAGCGAAGCGGCGGTGCTTCTGCCCGAGCGGTTGAGGGATGTCGGCCTCCTGGCCGGCTATCTCGCCAGTTCCACACGTTGCTTCGAGGGCAAGCTGGAGCGCGATTTCGATCTGACCGAGCGCGAGCTGGAATGCCTGTTCTGGATCGCCGAAGGCAAGACGAGCGATGAGATCGCGATGATCCTCGGGATCTCACGCAATACCATCAACAACTATATCACCAGCGTCATGCGCAAGACCGCCACTAAGACCCGCTCGGAGGCTATCGCCTTTGCAGTGCGCAATAATCTCGTTTAA
- the visR gene encoding transcriptional regulator VisR: protein MRYQPDRTTDMPGESRLTRSGRISGRSDLFPKLVSMQKLIDAQHFAVYRLHGSGLPHKQRLVCELDNWGSANSVVGKSFVEAYGEALIEHIDKSLLPLMWNGRDSDSTAETPDFAVFTQRLKPHLLPFAGAAFPVRLGAVGNGYTVFTAKFMDLSSDMIVELHGRSCQIMMQLLSLDERRSQAAEALSEREIACLQLAGDGRISEEIAEKLGLSVHTVNAYLGSATIKLDSVNRIQAIAKAIRFGYIS from the coding sequence ATGCGTTATCAGCCAGACAGGACCACGGATATGCCGGGCGAATCACGGCTTACCCGTTCCGGGCGGATCTCCGGCCGCTCCGATCTGTTCCCGAAGCTGGTGTCGATGCAAAAGCTGATCGACGCACAGCATTTTGCCGTTTATCGCCTGCACGGCTCCGGCCTGCCGCATAAGCAGCGCCTGGTATGCGAACTCGATAATTGGGGCTCGGCCAACTCCGTCGTCGGCAAATCCTTTGTGGAGGCCTATGGCGAAGCGCTGATCGAGCATATCGACAAATCGCTGCTGCCGCTGATGTGGAACGGGCGCGACAGCGACAGCACCGCAGAGACGCCGGATTTTGCCGTCTTCACGCAGCGCCTGAAGCCGCATCTCCTGCCTTTTGCCGGCGCCGCCTTTCCTGTGCGGCTCGGTGCCGTCGGCAACGGCTACACCGTCTTCACGGCCAAGTTCATGGATCTCTCGAGCGATATGATCGTCGAGCTGCACGGCCGCAGCTGTCAGATCATGATGCAGCTCCTGTCGCTGGATGAGCGCCGCTCACAGGCGGCTGAAGCGCTGAGCGAGCGCGAAATCGCCTGCCTGCAGCTCGCCGGCGACGGGCGCATCAGCGAGGAGATTGCCGAGAAGCTGGGATTGTCGGTGCATACCGTCAACGCTTATCTCGGATCGGCGACGATCAAGCTCGACAGCGTCAACCGCATCCAGGCCATCGCGAAGGCGATCCGCTTCGGCTACATAAGCTGA